One Fuerstiella marisgermanici DNA window includes the following coding sequences:
- a CDS encoding efflux RND transporter periplasmic adaptor subunit: protein MHTINNHSYELGAIRLTLRRDLTVRPERSGDTGCYQIEDVANSKFFRIGTPEYTFLSLLDGQTSIANAVAETATKLGGDAFTETQAAAFCRWLVDNSLASTKQSASVNRLQEQAERDASRKKREWLNPLMLKIPLGRPQSLLRSLSGGMNWCFSSVGAGLWLVVVLLGAYRLWMNFEHFGSSVSSLVAADNWVWLGLTALLLKVIHEAAHGLACDRFGGDTREAGILLLLFVPLPYVDVTSAWRFGSKWQRVIVSAAGMYAEFFIAAVAAIIWTSTNSAIIQFHACNVIVTAGFVTLLFNMNPLMRFDGYYILTDAFDLPNLATHGQQDTMSLARRWLLGLQEQPPEWPEGRRLIVRMYGLASLVWKILILVSLTLAAAALYHGAGIVLAAVALCLWLLLPAFKFVKYIILSDPINPPNRLRFSLITASMAALTFGVWNYVPYVERIQLAATVDYAPVITVRAATSGFVRKIHVRPGDSVTTGQSLFTLENVELTARIQQLQLAAETSRLDTTKYHREGKLAAFQIEQENAAAVQKRLNELQAQADSLTVRAIDNGTVLSRRLSDFADRWVTAGTELMLLGNDQQRSVRFVVAQSDIASMRTALHQPAQVHIWGSTYNDLTGVIAEIEPRGSTALRYPSLAVTAGGPLAVKQVPSGESTDQQWQLLEPHFSGRIKLKEGSLNAFGTGQTGVVELTANRGSMGRVLTSWVEGKLRRE from the coding sequence ATGCACACGATCAACAATCACAGCTACGAACTCGGAGCCATTCGTCTCACACTGCGGCGTGATTTGACCGTGCGGCCGGAACGCTCCGGAGATACAGGTTGTTATCAGATCGAAGACGTGGCGAATTCGAAGTTCTTCCGCATTGGAACACCGGAGTACACGTTTCTTTCATTGCTGGACGGACAAACATCCATTGCAAATGCGGTCGCTGAAACCGCAACCAAACTCGGGGGTGATGCGTTCACGGAAACTCAGGCCGCCGCGTTCTGTCGCTGGCTGGTAGACAACTCCCTGGCCTCTACAAAGCAGTCAGCATCGGTAAATCGGTTGCAGGAACAAGCCGAACGAGACGCAAGCCGAAAGAAGCGTGAATGGCTTAACCCGTTGATGCTAAAGATTCCGCTGGGGCGACCTCAGTCCCTGCTGCGATCACTGTCCGGCGGAATGAACTGGTGCTTTAGCAGCGTCGGTGCTGGACTGTGGTTGGTGGTGGTGCTGCTGGGAGCGTACCGACTGTGGATGAACTTCGAACATTTCGGAAGTTCCGTATCATCGCTGGTCGCGGCGGATAACTGGGTATGGCTGGGACTGACGGCACTGTTGCTAAAGGTAATTCACGAGGCGGCTCATGGTCTGGCCTGCGACAGATTCGGCGGCGACACGCGGGAAGCTGGCATTTTGCTGCTATTGTTCGTGCCGCTTCCCTATGTGGACGTAACTTCGGCGTGGCGTTTTGGATCGAAGTGGCAACGAGTCATCGTGTCGGCGGCGGGGATGTACGCCGAATTCTTCATCGCGGCCGTCGCCGCAATTATTTGGACATCGACCAATTCTGCGATCATCCAGTTTCACGCCTGCAACGTGATTGTAACGGCCGGGTTTGTGACGCTGCTGTTTAACATGAACCCGCTGATGAGGTTCGATGGCTACTACATTCTGACTGACGCGTTTGACCTGCCGAACCTGGCGACTCACGGCCAGCAGGATACTATGTCGCTGGCTCGCCGCTGGCTGCTGGGCTTGCAAGAACAGCCACCGGAATGGCCGGAAGGTCGCCGACTGATCGTGCGCATGTACGGACTCGCGTCGCTTGTATGGAAGATACTGATTCTGGTCTCGCTAACATTGGCCGCCGCCGCGTTGTATCACGGGGCGGGCATCGTGCTGGCCGCCGTGGCATTGTGTTTGTGGTTACTGCTGCCAGCATTCAAGTTCGTGAAGTACATCATTCTTTCAGACCCGATCAATCCGCCGAACCGGCTTCGGTTTTCATTGATCACAGCATCTATGGCGGCGCTGACATTTGGTGTCTGGAATTACGTTCCATACGTGGAACGCATTCAGCTGGCGGCTACTGTCGACTACGCCCCGGTCATCACAGTGCGAGCCGCCACGTCGGGCTTTGTGCGAAAGATTCACGTCCGGCCAGGCGACAGCGTGACAACCGGTCAGTCATTGTTCACACTCGAGAACGTGGAACTAACGGCTCGAATTCAACAGTTGCAGCTTGCCGCAGAAACATCACGATTGGACACAACGAAGTATCATCGCGAGGGAAAGCTGGCCGCGTTTCAGATCGAGCAGGAGAATGCAGCAGCCGTGCAAAAACGGTTGAACGAATTGCAGGCTCAGGCGGATTCACTGACCGTTCGCGCCATTGACAATGGCACCGTTTTGAGTCGCCGCTTGTCCGACTTTGCGGATCGCTGGGTCACAGCGGGGACGGAGCTAATGCTGCTGGGCAACGACCAACAGCGGTCGGTGCGTTTTGTGGTCGCTCAATCCGATATCGCGTCCATGCGAACCGCCTTGCACCAGCCAGCTCAGGTTCACATCTGGGGATCCACTTACAACGATCTCACGGGCGTGATTGCCGAAATTGAACCGCGAGGTTCGACTGCGCTGCGTTACCCGTCGCTGGCTGTGACGGCGGGCGGGCCGCTGGCGGTCAAGCAGGTGCCCAGCGGCGAATCGACGGACCAGCAATGGCAACTGCTGGAGCCTCATTTTTCAGGCCGAATCAAGTTGAAGGAAGGCTCACTCAACGCATTCGGCACGGGACAAACCGGTGTTGTGGAACTTACCGCAAACCGGGGCTCGATGGGGCGAGTTCTGACATCATGGGTAGAAGGTAAGTTGCGCCGTGAGTAG
- a CDS encoding TolC family protein, whose translation MIRLRTFRKFLSTTFATAALAVPTFAQETVPELPELGDGPAIAAPVHAEGLGRPLQSVDHGTATAPLQQVPPEAWWTESVAQPMRPEHQQVQIGIEDLLVRSLTHSSQVRVFSELPLIRETSIIEADAAFDWHAFLDTRWDDISDPVGNTLTVGGGGTRFHDHNLSASAGARKRTRTGGQLELAQRFGFQDTNSTFFQPDPQGTSRLVLSYTQPLMRGRGQVYNNSLKVLASLDTNIAKEEFSRQLQSHLLEVVRAYWGLYLERGVCLQKARAFNRAKEIYDRLQRRRAIDTFESQLISAEAELKSRGSALRRSAAAVRNAEDRIRALVNDPGLGQGEYELLPIDRPSAAGFPVSMDEALSAAVQCRPEVNQALKQIQAACVRVNMSKNEMMPVLNLVTETYVSGLRGNGNVGGAINDQFGVGEPSYSIGLQFEVPINNRAARARHTRRHLEMRQLQNQYETTIQTLKLETRVAVREVETSFDELDTKFSAMQAMEAKSDYILRRWELLPGEARTGSQVLEDLLAAQSQLMRAENEYLTSMVTYNLSLVNLKRATGMLLQHEQVAIGRTCINGLPTQIVDKPFMEFTQAAPPATEFHQHLEERTFHPMESTQPSQPSEPATAEEVTPEPPPVPTQQTSFERSQSSSQKKGSVFGRILRRYSEPR comes from the coding sequence ATGATACGCCTGAGAACGTTTCGCAAGTTTCTTTCGACCACGTTCGCGACAGCCGCTCTGGCTGTACCGACGTTCGCGCAGGAAACTGTGCCGGAATTGCCCGAGCTTGGTGACGGTCCTGCCATCGCTGCCCCCGTCCACGCAGAAGGGCTCGGCCGGCCCCTTCAGTCGGTCGACCACGGAACGGCAACAGCACCGCTGCAGCAGGTTCCTCCAGAAGCGTGGTGGACCGAATCCGTCGCTCAACCGATGCGACCGGAACACCAGCAGGTGCAGATCGGTATCGAAGACCTTCTGGTACGATCGTTGACCCATTCGTCGCAGGTGCGAGTCTTCAGTGAGCTGCCGTTGATTCGCGAAACGTCGATCATCGAAGCCGATGCAGCATTCGACTGGCACGCCTTCCTGGATACTCGCTGGGACGACATCAGCGACCCTGTCGGCAACACGCTGACGGTCGGCGGCGGCGGAACTCGTTTCCACGACCACAACCTGTCCGCATCGGCAGGAGCTCGCAAGCGAACGCGCACCGGCGGACAACTGGAGCTGGCTCAGCGGTTCGGTTTTCAGGACACCAACTCCACCTTCTTTCAGCCCGACCCGCAAGGCACCTCGCGTCTGGTGCTCAGTTACACTCAGCCGTTAATGCGAGGCCGCGGCCAGGTCTATAACAACAGCCTGAAGGTGTTGGCTTCTCTGGACACCAATATTGCGAAGGAAGAGTTCAGCCGTCAGTTGCAGTCGCATTTGTTGGAAGTCGTGCGAGCGTACTGGGGCTTGTATCTGGAACGCGGCGTCTGTTTGCAGAAGGCACGAGCGTTCAACCGAGCCAAAGAAATTTACGATCGTCTACAGCGCCGCAGAGCAATCGACACCTTTGAAAGTCAGTTGATCAGCGCCGAAGCGGAATTGAAATCGCGTGGATCAGCACTGCGTCGTTCGGCCGCTGCTGTGCGAAACGCCGAAGACCGTATTCGAGCCCTCGTGAACGACCCCGGGCTGGGGCAAGGCGAATACGAATTGCTGCCAATTGACAGGCCCTCGGCCGCCGGGTTCCCGGTTTCTATGGACGAAGCTCTGTCGGCGGCGGTGCAGTGTCGGCCGGAAGTGAATCAGGCATTAAAGCAGATTCAGGCGGCGTGTGTGCGAGTCAACATGTCCAAGAATGAGATGATGCCCGTGCTGAATCTGGTGACGGAAACCTACGTCAGCGGCCTTCGAGGGAACGGCAACGTCGGCGGCGCAATCAACGACCAGTTTGGAGTCGGCGAACCCAGCTACTCAATCGGTCTGCAGTTCGAAGTGCCAATCAATAACCGAGCTGCTCGAGCCCGCCACACACGACGCCATCTGGAAATGCGTCAACTTCAAAACCAGTACGAAACAACAATTCAGACGCTGAAGCTGGAAACACGTGTTGCGGTGCGAGAAGTCGAAACATCGTTCGATGAACTCGACACAAAGTTCAGCGCGATGCAGGCGATGGAAGCAAAATCAGATTACATCCTGCGTCGTTGGGAACTGCTGCCTGGTGAAGCTCGGACCGGCAGTCAGGTGCTGGAAGATTTGCTGGCCGCACAATCCCAACTGATGCGAGCCGAGAACGAATATCTTACGTCGATGGTGACGTACAACTTGTCTCTGGTGAATCTTAAAAGAGCCACCGGAATGCTGCTGCAACACGAACAGGTGGCGATTGGGCGGACGTGCATCAACGGTCTGCCGACTCAGATAGTGGACAAGCCGTTCATGGAATTTACGCAGGCCGCGCCGCCAGCGACTGAGTTCCATCAACATCTGGAAGAACGAACCTTCCATCCCATGGAAAGTACTCAGCCAAGTCAGCCATCGGAACCTGCGACGGCGGAAGAGGTGACTCCGGAACCACCACCGGTCCCCACGCAACAGACGTCATTCGAACGATCGCAGTCATCCTCACAGAAGAAAGGTTCCGTGTTCGGAAGGATACTTCGGCGTTACAGCGAACCTCGCTGA
- a CDS encoding efflux RND transporter periplasmic adaptor subunit: MKSKYFRRCLKSLPTIIIAITSTTAHATDIIGFTEPVKTIELAASETGILATLHVKRNDTVKAGQTVAALDTQVLQTRRALAEARAKSTARLKAATIKVARAEHNLQQLQQLREEGHGGKRELELAASDLELARADLEAVEDEELLSRLDIQRIDAEIRRRTVVSPMDGIVTEVHREVGEFVATTQPTVLTIANLTQLRIRFYPSTDVAEPLRTGDPIAVTLLHTGADLKATIDFISPVIDADSNTVQVDVLLDNRHGKLRSGRRCALLAAPWRSHPVPARQAAMPEHLSNATGAR; this comes from the coding sequence ATGAAATCGAAATATTTTCGACGCTGCCTGAAGAGCCTGCCCACGATCATTATTGCGATCACGTCAACCACCGCACACGCAACCGACATCATTGGCTTTACCGAACCGGTCAAGACCATTGAACTGGCCGCGTCCGAGACTGGCATTCTGGCGACGTTGCACGTCAAACGAAACGACACGGTGAAGGCTGGGCAGACCGTCGCGGCACTGGATACCCAAGTCCTGCAGACTCGCCGAGCGTTGGCGGAAGCTCGCGCCAAATCGACGGCCCGCCTGAAGGCTGCAACAATCAAAGTCGCGCGAGCCGAGCACAACCTTCAGCAACTGCAGCAGCTTCGCGAAGAAGGGCACGGCGGCAAACGAGAATTAGAACTGGCCGCGTCGGACCTTGAGCTCGCTCGCGCCGACTTAGAAGCCGTCGAAGATGAAGAACTGCTAAGCCGGCTGGACATCCAACGCATCGACGCGGAAATTCGCCGCCGCACCGTCGTCAGTCCGATGGACGGCATCGTCACTGAGGTGCATCGGGAAGTGGGCGAATTCGTAGCGACGACACAGCCGACCGTGCTCACTATTGCCAATCTCACCCAGCTACGCATCCGCTTTTATCCTTCGACTGACGTCGCCGAACCATTGCGAACAGGCGACCCGATTGCCGTAACACTGTTGCATACCGGGGCAGACCTAAAAGCGACGATCGACTTCATCTCGCCTGTGATCGACGCGGACAGCAACACCGTTCAGGTCGACGTACTGCTGGACAACCGCCACGGAAAACTGCGGAGTGGCCGACGATGTGCATTGCTCGCCGCCCCTTGGCGAAGTCATCCAGTCCCAGCAAGGCAGGCCGCTATGCCTGAACATCTCAGCAACGCAACAGGAGCGCGTTAA
- a CDS encoding RNA-binding S4 domain-containing protein, translated as MSEAEERPNEGETIQLDKFLKLADLAESGGAAKHLVRSGAIRVNGEVETRRGRKLKHGDVVNVNGEDFVIETTPDTGEADEEAPES; from the coding sequence ATGTCAGAAGCGGAAGAACGGCCCAACGAAGGCGAGACGATCCAGTTAGACAAATTTCTAAAGCTGGCCGACCTTGCCGAATCCGGCGGTGCGGCCAAGCATCTGGTTCGATCGGGCGCGATCCGCGTCAACGGTGAAGTGGAAACTCGCCGGGGCCGAAAGCTGAAGCACGGCGATGTCGTCAACGTCAACGGCGAGGACTTCGTGATTGAAACAACGCCCGATACGGGCGAGGCCGACGAAGAAGCCCCTGAATCCTGA
- a CDS encoding sugar ABC transporter substrate-binding protein, with protein MTVFRGCSTLVFSALLAIFVGCGDSDSASTASNTSATSSDAPRIAIVMKSLANEFFATMAAGAEEHQKQNSDKYGLIVNGIKDETDLSGQVSLVEQMIAQQVDAIVIAPADSKALVPVLMRAQEAGIVVVNIDNKLDEEVLKSSDATIPFVGPDNKAGAKKVGEHLAAAMQEGDKVAILEGIQTSFNGQQRKLGFEEALTAAKLEVVASQSARWEMSIANQTAAGMLTAHPDLKAILACNDNMALGALAAVKEADRLAGVKIVGFDNISAVRQAIELGEILATADQHGDQLAVFGIEYALEAIETGKAPGDKETPVDLITADSI; from the coding sequence ATGACTGTTTTTCGCGGCTGTTCCACTTTGGTTTTCTCCGCACTGCTGGCCATCTTCGTCGGGTGCGGCGATTCTGACTCTGCCTCAACGGCGTCCAACACCTCCGCCACATCGTCCGACGCGCCGCGCATCGCGATCGTGATGAAGTCGCTCGCCAACGAGTTCTTCGCCACGATGGCCGCTGGTGCTGAGGAGCACCAAAAACAGAATTCGGACAAATACGGACTGATCGTCAACGGCATCAAGGACGAAACGGATCTCAGTGGGCAGGTGTCACTGGTTGAACAAATGATCGCTCAGCAGGTTGACGCTATCGTAATCGCGCCAGCGGATTCGAAGGCACTGGTTCCGGTGTTAATGCGAGCTCAGGAAGCTGGCATTGTCGTGGTCAACATCGACAACAAGCTGGACGAAGAGGTTCTCAAATCCAGCGATGCCACCATTCCCTTCGTCGGCCCGGACAACAAAGCGGGCGCAAAGAAAGTGGGCGAACATCTGGCCGCAGCAATGCAGGAAGGCGACAAAGTGGCGATTCTGGAAGGCATCCAAACTTCCTTTAATGGCCAGCAACGCAAGCTGGGTTTCGAAGAAGCTCTGACGGCCGCCAAGCTGGAAGTGGTCGCGTCGCAATCGGCCAGGTGGGAAATGAGCATCGCGAACCAAACGGCCGCGGGCATGCTGACGGCTCACCCGGACCTGAAAGCGATTCTCGCCTGCAACGACAACATGGCGTTGGGAGCCCTTGCTGCGGTCAAAGAAGCCGATCGTCTGGCTGGTGTGAAGATCGTCGGCTTCGACAACATCTCCGCCGTGCGTCAGGCAATTGAGCTCGGAGAAATCCTCGCCACGGCCGACCAGCACGGCGACCAGCTCGCCGTCTTCGGCATCGAATACGCCCTGGAAGCCATCGAAACCGGCAAGGCCCCGGGCGACAAGGAAACACCGGTCGATCTGATCACAGCGGATTCGATTTGA
- a CDS encoding efflux RND transporter periplasmic adaptor subunit: protein MSRLRTAAPRQRIHAADGPAAASDSAVQQLAAIMRAAKSRDALYAAVAKWLSQRPRFAAVGFFTAGENATLDFGPHTFDGPAFDSDAFLTNAIATAEQAQQSRLTVTTNAANIRNVTLISVPLTSSNANPPLDQPIAADVLTAAIVTSPDERADDSLLQLAAANIGMWHSDHRNTELQRQLRSTAATLDLLATIETADNFRSGCMALVNTLNQHLRCRGFVLAIRKRGRDHRLKVEAVAGMANVDSRSSLTSSLIDALHECVDRATLSTFPADDHEDRTALLAHRKLCGELQATKLISHPLKTTDNQVVGAWMAVYDSTDIPADADTLLRVASPRIADALRLSQQASATFFRQPANKARWRWLKRFTVASTLAAAVLAVPVQYRVHCDCAAEPDVRRFIVAPHEGLIEKTFVQSGDVVTAGQLLAAMDGRDVRWELAGLAAEREKAAKEHDSSLLQGDAAAAQRATLELRRIAAREHVLQRRKVQLQVTSPVNGIVLDGHLDRVENAPVTIGQALYEVAELSPVTVEVAIPDDEFSNVAAGFEVSVKFNGIDETFTGTIERIHPRSEIRDADNVFIAEVVLSNASEQLRPGMKGYARVEGETHSLAWNLFHKPWEHLRKSLPF from the coding sequence ATGAGTCGCCTTCGCACCGCCGCGCCCCGGCAACGCATCCACGCCGCCGACGGTCCAGCCGCTGCTTCGGATTCGGCCGTCCAGCAATTGGCCGCCATCATGCGAGCCGCGAAATCTCGCGACGCACTTTACGCTGCGGTGGCGAAGTGGCTCAGTCAACGTCCGAGGTTCGCAGCCGTCGGCTTCTTCACCGCTGGTGAAAACGCAACTCTGGATTTTGGACCGCATACCTTTGACGGCCCAGCCTTCGACAGCGACGCGTTTCTAACCAACGCCATCGCGACCGCCGAACAGGCTCAACAATCGCGATTGACCGTCACCACTAACGCAGCAAACATCCGCAACGTTACGCTGATCAGTGTGCCGCTAACTTCGTCCAATGCAAACCCGCCCCTCGATCAACCCATTGCTGCTGATGTGCTCACTGCGGCCATCGTCACTTCACCGGACGAACGTGCCGACGACAGTCTTCTGCAACTTGCCGCCGCCAACATTGGAATGTGGCATAGCGACCACCGAAACACGGAACTTCAGCGACAACTAAGATCAACCGCCGCAACTCTGGACTTGCTGGCGACCATTGAAACGGCCGACAACTTCCGTAGCGGCTGCATGGCACTGGTGAACACTCTGAACCAGCATTTGCGGTGTCGCGGATTTGTTCTGGCGATCAGAAAACGCGGCCGCGATCATCGCCTGAAGGTAGAAGCGGTGGCGGGAATGGCGAACGTCGACTCGAGGTCGTCACTGACCAGCAGCCTGATAGATGCGCTACATGAATGCGTGGACCGAGCGACGCTGTCGACCTTCCCGGCTGACGACCATGAGGACCGCACTGCATTGCTGGCTCACCGAAAACTGTGTGGCGAACTGCAGGCGACAAAACTGATCAGTCATCCACTTAAGACGACTGACAATCAGGTCGTCGGTGCGTGGATGGCGGTGTACGACAGCACAGACATTCCGGCTGACGCAGACACGCTATTGCGAGTGGCCAGTCCTCGAATCGCGGACGCTCTACGCCTGTCACAACAAGCCAGCGCAACGTTCTTCCGGCAGCCAGCAAATAAGGCTCGTTGGCGCTGGCTGAAGCGATTCACTGTCGCGTCAACGCTGGCGGCGGCGGTCCTGGCCGTTCCTGTCCAATATCGCGTTCACTGCGACTGTGCGGCTGAACCGGACGTGCGGCGGTTCATCGTGGCTCCCCATGAAGGCCTTATCGAAAAGACGTTCGTGCAGTCCGGCGACGTGGTCACAGCAGGGCAGCTGCTGGCCGCAATGGACGGACGCGATGTACGCTGGGAACTCGCGGGGCTGGCTGCAGAACGCGAAAAAGCGGCCAAAGAACACGACTCCAGCCTGCTGCAAGGTGACGCCGCGGCGGCTCAACGAGCCACCCTGGAACTCCGCCGCATCGCTGCTCGCGAGCACGTCCTGCAGCGCCGCAAAGTTCAACTGCAAGTGACATCGCCGGTAAACGGCATCGTTCTGGACGGGCACCTGGACCGAGTCGAAAACGCTCCCGTGACGATCGGGCAGGCGTTGTACGAAGTGGCTGAGTTGTCGCCCGTCACGGTGGAGGTAGCCATTCCAGATGATGAATTCAGCAACGTCGCGGCCGGCTTTGAAGTGAGCGTGAAGTTCAACGGCATCGACGAGACATTCACCGGGACCATTGAACGCATCCACCCTCGAAGTGAGATCCGCGACGCTGACAATGTGTTCATCGCTGAGGTCGTGTTAAGCAACGCGTCGGAACAACTTCGACCGGGGATGAAGGGCTACGCACGCGTCGAAGGCGAAACTCATTCGCTGGCGTGGAATCTGTTTCACAAACCGTGGGAGCATTTAAGGAAGTCGCTTCCGTTTTGA
- a CDS encoding ABC transporter permease gives MLRPHKSHLKSILIGEHLGLLIVLGMLVAFFGVKTDHFFSVPTLKAIVNQIPALTLVSVGMTFVLITGGIDLAVGSVLAFSAAVLGVLMVNHELSIWMAVPLAIVVGGICGLISGGISVLAGIPSFIVSLGVLQVARGLTYLLTESRSMFIVRGTGMAFIGERIGALGVSPAFLFALAAVGVSQFVLHRTVFGRYSMAIGFNETVVRYSGVETKWIRIGAFVVSGALAAAAGVIETSRISVVDPNAAIGFELLAIAAAVIGGTSLMGGRGSMINTFFGVLIIAVLQSGLVQMNVSEGAKYVTTGSVIVLAVLLDASRSRLRDAVARLRGRRR, from the coding sequence ATGCTGCGTCCTCACAAAAGTCATTTGAAATCCATTCTGATCGGTGAGCACCTTGGGTTGCTGATCGTTCTTGGGATGCTGGTGGCGTTCTTTGGGGTGAAGACGGATCACTTCTTCAGTGTCCCGACTCTTAAAGCGATCGTGAACCAGATTCCGGCACTCACGCTGGTGTCTGTCGGCATGACGTTTGTGTTGATCACCGGTGGAATTGACCTGGCCGTTGGGTCTGTGTTGGCGTTCAGTGCTGCCGTGCTGGGTGTGTTGATGGTGAATCACGAGCTGTCGATTTGGATGGCCGTTCCGCTGGCTATTGTTGTCGGGGGAATCTGCGGGCTGATCAGCGGCGGTATTAGCGTGCTGGCCGGGATTCCGTCGTTTATCGTGAGTCTCGGCGTGTTGCAGGTGGCGCGAGGACTGACTTATCTGCTGACAGAATCTCGATCAATGTTCATCGTTCGGGGCACCGGCATGGCGTTCATCGGCGAACGCATTGGCGCGCTGGGAGTTTCGCCCGCGTTTCTGTTCGCGCTGGCTGCTGTGGGTGTGTCGCAGTTCGTGCTGCATCGCACTGTATTCGGCCGCTACAGCATGGCGATCGGGTTTAACGAAACCGTCGTGCGCTACAGCGGTGTCGAAACCAAGTGGATTCGTATTGGCGCGTTTGTGGTCAGCGGCGCGTTAGCGGCGGCGGCCGGGGTGATTGAAACGTCGCGCATCAGCGTTGTGGATCCGAATGCCGCGATTGGTTTCGAACTGCTGGCGATCGCGGCTGCCGTGATCGGTGGCACCAGTCTGATGGGCGGACGAGGGTCGATGATCAACACATTTTTCGGTGTGTTGATCATCGCCGTATTGCAATCCGGCCTGGTCCAGATGAACGTCAGCGAAGGAGCCAAATACGTCACCACGGGCAGCGTTATCGTGCTGGCCGTGTTGCTGGACGCGTCTCGCAGCCGGTTGCGAGACGCGGTCGCCCGACTTCGTGGCCGCCGCCGTTAA
- a CDS encoding antibiotic biosynthesis monooxygenase family protein, producing the protein MITVGMNYHVIEGKQQDFEDKFAAVIDALNAAEGHTSSTLWKDVADGASYLITSEWTDENAFTEFIRSDAFRAVTNWGKEQILSGRPQHKIYKN; encoded by the coding sequence ATGATCACCGTCGGAATGAACTATCACGTTATCGAAGGCAAACAGCAGGACTTCGAAGACAAATTTGCCGCCGTCATTGACGCTCTGAACGCCGCCGAAGGACACACGAGTTCCACGCTGTGGAAAGACGTGGCCGACGGCGCATCGTACCTGATCACCAGCGAATGGACGGACGAAAATGCCTTCACGGAATTCATCCGCAGCGACGCCTTCCGCGCTGTGACCAACTGGGGCAAAGAACAGATTCTGTCTGGACGCCCTCAACACAAGATCTACAAGAACTAG